A single genomic interval of Acidiphilium acidophilum harbors:
- a CDS encoding 3'-5' exonuclease has translation MTEEEVKRLEEMARTLSASGAYRVLRKLAPRLPVAVEPGTPTRPGLFVDVETTGLDPETDEIIEIAIVPFTYALDGRIIDVGEPFQSFRDPGRPIPPEVVALTGITDTMVTDQTIDLTTVEGMVAPAALVVAHNAAFDRRFIERLCPAFAGKPWACSMTEVDWVAEGFEGLKLAYLAMGAGFFYDRHRAANDCLAAIELLALPLPHSGTIAMSRLLDRARGVTWRVWAEGAPFDLKDDLKRRGYRWGGDTGFRPRTWYIDVPEAKQSDEIAYLKTKVLDAGREPTVQRITAYDRFSKRG, from the coding sequence ATGACCGAAGAGGAGGTGAAGCGGCTCGAGGAGATGGCGCGGACGCTCAGTGCCTCCGGTGCCTACCGCGTCCTGCGCAAGCTGGCACCCCGCTTGCCGGTCGCGGTCGAACCTGGCACGCCAACCCGGCCAGGATTATTCGTCGATGTCGAAACCACCGGGCTCGATCCCGAAACCGATGAGATCATCGAAATCGCGATCGTGCCGTTCACCTACGCGCTTGACGGTCGGATCATCGATGTCGGCGAGCCCTTCCAGTCCTTTCGTGATCCCGGTCGCCCGATACCGCCCGAGGTGGTGGCCCTGACCGGCATTACCGATACCATGGTCACGGACCAGACAATCGATCTGACGACGGTGGAGGGAATGGTGGCCCCTGCCGCTCTCGTGGTCGCACATAATGCGGCGTTTGATCGCCGTTTCATCGAGCGACTATGTCCGGCCTTCGCGGGCAAGCCCTGGGCGTGCTCGATGACGGAGGTCGATTGGGTCGCGGAGGGGTTTGAGGGTCTGAAACTTGCCTATCTCGCGATGGGGGCGGGTTTCTTCTACGACCGGCACCGGGCAGCGAATGATTGCCTCGCGGCGATCGAGCTGCTGGCCCTGCCACTGCCGCATTCGGGCACGATTGCGATGAGCCGTCTGCTCGATCGCGCCCGGGGCGTGACGTGGCGGGTCTGGGCCGAGGGCGCGCCGTTCGATCTCAAGGATGATCTGAAACGCCGGGGTTATCGTTGGGGTGGTGACACGGGGTTCCGGCCGCGGACATGGTATATCGACGTTCCGGAGGCGAAGCAGTCCGATGAGATCGCCTATCTCAAGACCAAGGTTCTGGATGCGGGACGGGAACCGACGGTGCAGCGGATTACCGCCTATGACCGGTTCTCGAAACGTGGCTGA
- a CDS encoding AAA domain-containing protein: MSGAAASPPEMLKGRYLLTETVRKGAQASVTQAFDRQAGAMVAIKRVRFGPDDARGRAGFEREAGSLQALTHPNIVQLIEIDRDDEGHWFLVLEWIECNLEDVILADGPMSWTQFWDTYGEPLLDAICFAQNRTEPIAHRDIKPRNILVTDRGVAKLADYGIAKLLDDGGSWAPVAGHTFRFDRTPGYAPAAPEQAHVLTRDSYAFAAVALSCVTGRVFMSDADLAVGVQEAVLPEAVRAVLLACLDADPTRRPPLASLLKQRLEQGMLREQIGREPVLELFIQLNPRTRIALQRRFDADDDVLIERFVQDELGEVCGVIPGTPVEAERDRLELIGPTWRFDAIVAGRNGELVHVTQASEIGAGLASDLREAALVRPVAVRFGRPSDAERAGQQLALALAEARTLAERVAEERAARASGRIFRVWRSYLRDRADLEAKRSSAIQYVDRSFAGDLIVFTTEIAQPDDVVGQERVVSYQGGRVTGTITAVSFNMLTMEVVFGDPGRLPRRGEISINTAAAQRALTNQTRALDAVVFDRAVGDRLKPIILDPSSATAPIPVDDVVPTDKHFDDEKTRILRKALGVRDILAVEGPPGTGKTKLIGEIIVQWLRRNPGHRILLSSQTHIALDNVIERIVELDGSVDIIRIGRTDDARVAESSRALLLELRVEEWIRQVRAAAEADMARWAAEKGVDRATVAVGMKVERLLGMLGRRDAIESEIAELTEEKQEVEAELSERADGVDPDEVGEEATQLDTDIAELRRELKKLDSDMALLRTEMSTMSEYAAGLATTEDPADLVEWAAHFLAGDELVQACRARLSLLEEWQLRIGRSPDFNAAMLSAAQVIAGTCVGVAGVRGMEDVEYDLCIVDEASKATATEMLIPMARSRRWIVVGDPRQLPPFFDNLGEDLLKAFDDREIRATLLDRLLDERDGLPRENRDRLAHQYRMIRPIGELVSRCFYGGLLESPVTDHGLNLDLALAAPVTWHSTHLLPNREERREGDTFWNPAEVAAVRDLLLRLQFVGKAKKRRISVAVIAGYTAQVRALREMISQGVAEWADLDVECNSVDAFQGRQADVCIYSVVRSNPRAVLGFLKERPRLNVALSRGKTALAIVGDQMFCRMARGANPFRPVIDFMDAHEDTCVTLEIAR, from the coding sequence GTGAGCGGAGCCGCCGCCTCGCCTCCCGAGATGCTGAAGGGTCGCTATCTCCTGACGGAGACGGTCCGTAAGGGCGCCCAGGCAAGTGTCACGCAGGCCTTCGATCGCCAGGCTGGCGCCATGGTCGCGATCAAGCGCGTCCGCTTCGGGCCCGATGACGCGCGCGGGCGGGCGGGCTTCGAGCGCGAGGCCGGGTCGCTCCAGGCGCTGACCCACCCAAACATCGTCCAATTGATCGAGATCGATCGCGACGACGAGGGCCACTGGTTCCTCGTGCTCGAGTGGATCGAGTGCAACCTTGAGGACGTCATCCTTGCGGACGGCCCAATGTCCTGGACGCAGTTCTGGGACACCTACGGCGAGCCCCTGCTGGACGCGATATGCTTCGCGCAGAACAGGACGGAGCCGATTGCCCACCGGGACATAAAGCCGCGCAACATCCTGGTCACCGATCGCGGCGTGGCGAAGCTCGCAGACTACGGGATCGCCAAGCTGCTCGACGACGGCGGTTCGTGGGCCCCGGTGGCCGGGCACACTTTCCGGTTCGACCGAACACCGGGCTATGCACCGGCCGCGCCGGAGCAGGCCCATGTCCTCACGCGCGACTCCTATGCGTTCGCGGCGGTTGCCCTCTCCTGCGTGACAGGTCGCGTCTTTATGAGCGATGCGGACCTCGCGGTCGGCGTGCAGGAGGCGGTGCTGCCGGAGGCGGTGCGCGCGGTCCTGCTCGCATGCCTCGACGCCGACCCGACCCGCCGCCCGCCCCTGGCGTCTCTGCTCAAGCAGCGCCTCGAGCAGGGCATGCTGCGCGAGCAGATCGGCCGCGAGCCGGTGCTCGAACTCTTCATCCAGTTGAACCCGCGCACGCGCATCGCCCTGCAGCGGCGCTTCGACGCCGACGACGACGTCCTGATCGAGCGCTTCGTCCAGGACGAGCTCGGCGAGGTGTGCGGCGTCATCCCAGGCACGCCCGTCGAGGCGGAGCGCGACCGGCTGGAGCTCATCGGCCCGACCTGGCGGTTCGACGCCATCGTGGCGGGACGAAACGGCGAACTCGTCCACGTAACGCAAGCGAGCGAGATCGGCGCGGGCCTGGCGTCAGATCTGCGCGAGGCCGCCCTGGTGAGGCCCGTCGCGGTCCGGTTCGGACGTCCGTCGGACGCGGAACGCGCCGGGCAGCAGCTGGCCCTCGCACTCGCCGAGGCCCGGACGCTCGCGGAACGTGTCGCCGAGGAGCGCGCCGCGCGCGCCTCGGGGCGGATCTTCAGGGTCTGGCGGTCATATCTTAGGGACCGGGCTGACCTCGAGGCGAAGCGCAGCAGCGCGATCCAATACGTCGACCGATCGTTCGCGGGCGACCTCATCGTCTTCACGACCGAGATCGCGCAGCCGGACGACGTGGTCGGTCAGGAGCGCGTGGTCTCATACCAGGGCGGGCGCGTGACGGGCACGATCACCGCTGTGTCGTTCAACATGCTGACGATGGAGGTCGTCTTCGGCGATCCCGGCAGGCTGCCCCGCCGCGGCGAGATCTCGATCAACACGGCCGCGGCGCAGCGCGCGCTGACCAACCAGACGAGAGCCCTCGACGCCGTCGTGTTCGACCGCGCCGTCGGCGACCGACTCAAGCCGATTATCCTCGATCCCTCGTCCGCGACGGCCCCCATTCCGGTCGACGACGTCGTCCCAACGGACAAGCACTTCGACGACGAGAAGACCCGCATCCTGCGAAAGGCGCTCGGCGTCCGGGACATACTGGCGGTCGAGGGTCCGCCGGGTACCGGCAAGACAAAGCTGATCGGCGAGATCATCGTGCAGTGGCTGCGTCGCAACCCCGGCCACCGCATCCTGCTCTCGTCGCAGACACACATCGCGCTCGACAATGTGATCGAGCGCATCGTCGAGCTCGACGGTTCCGTGGACATCATCCGCATCGGACGGACCGACGATGCGCGTGTCGCGGAGTCGAGCCGGGCGCTGCTGCTGGAGCTGCGCGTCGAGGAGTGGATCCGGCAGGTCCGCGCAGCGGCCGAGGCGGACATGGCTCGCTGGGCGGCCGAGAAGGGCGTCGATCGCGCCACCGTAGCGGTCGGCATGAAGGTGGAGCGGCTGCTGGGGATGCTCGGCAGGCGGGACGCCATAGAGTCCGAGATCGCCGAGCTGACCGAGGAGAAGCAGGAGGTCGAGGCCGAGTTGTCGGAACGCGCCGACGGTGTCGATCCGGACGAGGTCGGCGAGGAGGCGACCCAGCTCGACACCGACATCGCCGAACTCAGGCGGGAGCTGAAGAAGCTCGACTCCGACATGGCGCTTCTGCGGACCGAGATGTCGACGATGAGCGAATACGCGGCCGGACTCGCGACGACGGAGGACCCTGCGGACCTCGTCGAGTGGGCCGCTCACTTTCTGGCCGGCGATGAGCTCGTCCAGGCCTGCCGGGCGCGCCTTTCCCTGCTGGAGGAGTGGCAGCTCCGCATCGGCAGGTCGCCCGATTTCAACGCCGCCATGCTCTCGGCCGCACAGGTGATCGCAGGGACCTGCGTCGGCGTCGCCGGCGTGCGCGGGATGGAGGACGTCGAATACGACCTCTGCATCGTGGACGAGGCGTCGAAGGCCACCGCGACGGAGATGCTGATCCCGATGGCGCGCAGCCGTCGCTGGATCGTCGTCGGCGATCCGAGGCAGCTGCCGCCCTTCTTCGACAACCTCGGCGAGGACCTCCTCAAGGCGTTCGACGACCGAGAGATCCGCGCGACGCTGCTGGACCGGCTGCTGGACGAGCGCGACGGGCTGCCGCGCGAGAATCGCGACCGCCTCGCCCACCAGTACCGCATGATCCGTCCGATCGGCGAGCTGGTCAGCAGGTGCTTCTACGGCGGGCTGCTCGAGAGCCCAGTCACGGACCATGGACTCAACCTCGACCTCGCGCTGGCTGCGCCCGTGACTTGGCATTCCACGCACCTGCTGCCGAACCGCGAGGAGCGCCGAGAGGGCGACACTTTCTGGAACCCGGCCGAGGTCGCCGCCGTCCGCGACCTTCTCCTGCGGCTCCAGTTCGTCGGGAAGGCGAAGAAGCGCCGCATCTCCGTCGCGGTGATCGCGGGCTACACCGCGCAGGTCCGCGCCTTGCGCGAGATGATCTCGCAGGGGGTCGCCGAGTGGGCCGACCTCGACGTCGAGTGCAACAGCGTCGATGCGTTTCAGGGTAGGCAAGCGGACGTCTGCATCTACTCGGTCGTCCGTTCGAACCCGCGCGCGGTGCTGGGCTTCCTCAAGGAGCGGCCGCGGCTGAACGTGGCGCTCTCGCGCGGCAAGACCGCGCTGGCGATCGTCGGCGACCAGATGTTCTGCCGGATGGCGCGCGGGGCCAATCCCTTCCGCCCCGTGATCGACTTCATGGATGCCCACGAGGACACCTGCGTCACGCTGGAGATCGCCCGATGA
- a CDS encoding PP2C family protein-serine/threonine phosphatase yields the protein MGLVRTANEDGWRVGGIAGDAPDGNWSGSLPSTRPWVLVADGMGGHGSGDVASSVALDALCRHFDRDGASDMRSAIAEANWAVFSAMDEAPGRRAMGTTVAGFRRAGGAVSVFNVGDSRVYLARDGGLSLLSVDDTMPRRAAGRSHALTQSLGGTSVPLALDPHVVSVEPVAGDVLLVCTDGLTDMLGEAEIVAGLLAGIANPAAALANAAVEAGGRDNVTVVVTEF from the coding sequence GTGGGCCTCGTACGTACCGCCAACGAGGATGGCTGGCGCGTCGGCGGGATCGCCGGCGACGCGCCCGACGGGAACTGGTCCGGGTCCCTGCCGAGCACCCGTCCCTGGGTTCTGGTCGCCGATGGCATGGGCGGCCACGGCTCGGGTGACGTGGCGAGCTCGGTCGCGCTCGACGCGCTCTGCCGCCATTTCGATCGGGACGGCGCTTCCGACATGCGCTCGGCGATCGCCGAGGCGAATTGGGCTGTGTTCTCGGCGATGGACGAGGCGCCGGGTCGCAGGGCCATGGGGACGACAGTGGCGGGTTTCCGCCGCGCCGGCGGCGCGGTCAGCGTCTTCAACGTCGGCGACAGTCGCGTCTACCTCGCGCGTGACGGCGGGCTGAGCCTCCTGAGCGTCGACGACACGATGCCGCGCCGCGCGGCGGGACGCAGCCACGCGCTCACCCAGTCGCTGGGCGGGACCTCCGTGCCGCTGGCGCTGGATCCTCATGTCGTTTCGGTCGAACCCGTCGCCGGCGACGTTCTGCTCGTCTGCACCGACGGGCTGACCGACATGCTCGGAGAGGCGGAGATCGTTGCGGGTCTCCTTGCCGGAATTGCAAACCCCGCAGCGGCACTGGCTAACGCCGCCGTCGAGGCGGGCGGGCGCGACAATGTGACGGTGGTCGTCACAGAGTTTTGA
- a CDS encoding type II toxin-antitoxin system VapC family toxin, with the protein MILLDTNVVSEPWKPEPATRVLAWIDSQAIETLYLSAITIAELRFGIASLAVGRRRQVLHDRLEGEVLPLFEGRVMAFDLPISAVYAELMARARGAGKAIGVADGYIAATAAQHGFLVATRDTSPFEAAGLTVINPWDFLS; encoded by the coding sequence ATGATCCTTCTCGATACGAATGTCGTTTCCGAGCCGTGGAAGCCAGAGCCGGCTACGCGCGTCCTCGCATGGATCGACTCTCAGGCGATCGAGACGCTGTATCTGTCGGCTATCACGATTGCAGAACTGCGGTTCGGCATCGCGTCCCTGGCGGTCGGCAGGCGTCGACAAGTATTGCACGATCGCCTGGAGGGAGAGGTACTGCCCCTCTTCGAAGGGCGAGTGATGGCCTTCGATTTGCCGATTTCGGCGGTCTATGCCGAATTGATGGCGCGGGCGAGGGGGGCTGGAAAAGCGATCGGCGTTGCTGATGGGTATATTGCCGCCACGGCGGCCCAGCATGGGTTCCTTGTGGCGACGCGCGATACCAGCCCCTTCGAAGCCGCAGGTTTGACTGTGATCAATCCCTGGGATTTTCTCTCTTGA
- a CDS encoding HU family DNA-binding protein, whose translation MTKAFIAETIQQSTEITAVAAHKVAGTLVDAIVAEMKKSGKFTLPGFGTFTVRKTKARKGVDPRLGTPIKIKAGKTVRFKASPTLKKKM comes from the coding sequence GTGACGAAGGCATTTATCGCAGAAACCATTCAGCAATCTACTGAGATCACCGCTGTAGCGGCGCACAAGGTTGCGGGCACATTGGTCGATGCCATCGTGGCGGAGATGAAAAAGAGCGGCAAATTCACGCTGCCGGGTTTCGGGACCTTCACGGTGCGAAAGACCAAGGCACGGAAAGGCGTCGATCCGCGTCTCGGCACCCCGATCAAAATCAAGGCCGGCAAAACCGTCAGGTTCAAGGCGTCACCGACGTTGAAGAAAAAAATGTGA
- a CDS encoding FitA-like ribbon-helix-helix domain-containing protein, translating to MPAVTIRNISEETHRALRTRALQHGRSTEAEIRDILESAVRPEGRVKLGSLLNAIGREAGLSEQEVAALHNRDKTAASPMDFE from the coding sequence ATGCCCGCAGTTACCATCCGCAACATCTCAGAGGAAACGCATCGCGCTTTGCGAACGCGCGCACTACAGCACGGTCGCAGTACCGAAGCTGAAATCCGCGATATTTTGGAATCGGCGGTCCGTCCGGAGGGGAGGGTCAAGCTTGGTTCGCTTCTCAATGCCATTGGCCGCGAGGCGGGGCTGTCGGAACAAGAGGTGGCGGCTCTGCACAACCGCGACAAAACCGCCGCCAGTCCAATGGATTTTGAATGA
- a CDS encoding LexA family protein, with the protein MSLAGSYNGGNTTGFASPAADSLEGPIDLAEILDLRRANRYPVRVSGEALIERGILPGDILIADAAAPPAHGKVAIVMVHGEVLVAQLAYRGGEWWLRPGRLGDVGQVVPDDAEIWAIVSGLVRTSV; encoded by the coding sequence ATGAGTTTGGCAGGTAGTTATAACGGGGGGAACACAACCGGGTTCGCGTCGCCGGCCGCTGATAGCCTGGAAGGTCCGATCGATCTGGCTGAAATCCTGGATCTGCGCCGCGCCAACCGCTATCCGGTGCGGGTTTCCGGTGAGGCCCTGATCGAGCGGGGCATTCTGCCGGGTGACATCCTGATCGCGGATGCGGCTGCCCCGCCGGCGCACGGCAAAGTCGCGATCGTCATGGTTCATGGCGAGGTTTTGGTGGCGCAATTGGCCTATCGCGGCGGTGAATGGTGGCTGCGGCCGGGGCGGCTGGGTGATGTTGGTCAGGTGGTCCCCGACGATGCCGAAATCTGGGCGATCGTGAGCGGCCTGGTGCGGACCAGCGTCTGA
- a CDS encoding Y-family DNA polymerase, with protein MALYGLIDGNSFYCSCEQAFDPALRDKPVVVLSNNDGCVIARSALAKAVGIKMGDPWHLIRRRPELSEVVAKSSNYSHYGDLSRRVFEILGAHVQRLEPYSIDETFLDLAPVTGDLMEFCQMLRGAVRQIAKIPTCVGVGPSKTIAKAANKLAKSRPELNGVCDLRDEATRVALYQDLGIGEVWGIGGKTAEKLAARGVRTVADFLRLDPRKVRDMMSVVGARVQAELRDVSCLPLSLMAPQRKGIAVTRSFGMPITDWWTMREAVASYATRAGEKLREHGLLASTMTVLLHTNPHNGDPWYSNQHSARIEATNDTTSLIGEAIRMLEPMWRAGFRYSKAGIMLGELIDAGSQPMSLFPTKDPVRSARAMAALDAVNGRFGRDTLRPLATGISRTWTAKAMNLSPRYTTRVGEILVGTAY; from the coding sequence ATGGCGCTGTATGGCCTGATCGATGGCAATTCGTTCTATTGCTCCTGCGAACAGGCGTTCGATCCCGCGCTGCGGGACAAGCCGGTTGTGGTTCTTTCCAACAACGACGGGTGCGTGATTGCGCGTTCGGCTCTTGCCAAGGCGGTTGGCATCAAAATGGGGGATCCGTGGCACCTGATCAGGCGACGTCCGGAATTGAGCGAGGTGGTCGCAAAATCGTCTAATTATTCCCATTACGGTGATCTCAGCCGGCGCGTGTTCGAAATCCTGGGCGCCCATGTTCAACGTCTCGAACCCTATTCGATCGATGAAACCTTCCTTGATCTGGCGCCGGTCACTGGCGACCTCATGGAGTTCTGCCAGATGCTGCGCGGCGCGGTCCGCCAGATCGCGAAGATCCCGACCTGTGTAGGGGTCGGTCCCAGTAAAACAATTGCAAAGGCCGCAAACAAACTCGCCAAGTCCCGACCCGAACTGAATGGGGTGTGCGATCTGCGCGACGAGGCGACGCGCGTGGCCCTATATCAGGACCTCGGGATTGGCGAGGTCTGGGGGATCGGCGGCAAGACCGCTGAGAAGCTTGCTGCCCGCGGCGTCCGGACTGTCGCGGATTTCCTGCGCCTCGATCCGCGCAAGGTGCGCGATATGATGTCTGTGGTGGGTGCGCGGGTACAGGCGGAATTGCGCGACGTGTCGTGCCTGCCGCTGTCGCTGATGGCGCCGCAGCGCAAGGGGATCGCGGTGACGCGTAGTTTTGGCATGCCGATCACCGATTGGTGGACGATGCGCGAGGCGGTGGCATCCTACGCGACCCGCGCCGGCGAGAAATTGCGCGAGCATGGTTTGCTCGCCAGCACAATGACGGTTCTGCTCCACACCAACCCGCACAATGGCGATCCCTGGTACAGCAACCAGCATTCGGCGCGGATCGAGGCGACCAACGACACGACATCGTTGATCGGGGAGGCGATCCGCATGCTGGAGCCGATGTGGCGCGCGGGGTTCCGGTATTCGAAGGCGGGGATCATGCTCGGCGAGTTGATCGACGCGGGCAGTCAGCCGATGTCGCTGTTTCCGACCAAGGATCCTGTGCGGTCGGCGCGGGCGATGGCGGCGCTTGATGCGGTCAATGGCCGGTTTGGTCGCGACACGTTGCGCCCGCTCGCAACGGGGATTTCGCGCACCTGGACAGCCAAGGCGATGAATTTGTCGCCCCGCTATACGACGCGGGTTGGCGAGATCCTGGTTGGAACCGCCTATTGA
- a CDS encoding class I SAM-dependent methyltransferase, which yields MDQATRRETWNQRYAIDDYIFGKEPSELLVRHKSLLRAGDTALSVADGEGRNSAYLAQLGMNVTSFDFSDTAIAKAQKLFDERRVSVNMVEHDIETWSWTPNAYDVVVGIFFQFLDPAARSKAFAGIAQTAKPGGRIFLRGYTPKQLEFKTGGPPEVENLYTVDLLLAAFPGFELIHLADQITELNEGPRHTGMSAFVDLVLRKPI from the coding sequence ATGGACCAAGCGACAAGACGCGAGACCTGGAATCAGCGTTACGCGATCGACGATTATATTTTCGGCAAGGAGCCCAGCGAACTTCTGGTACGCCACAAAAGTTTACTGCGGGCCGGCGATACCGCGCTCTCGGTTGCGGATGGTGAAGGGCGTAACAGCGCCTATCTGGCGCAGCTTGGCATGAACGTCACAAGTTTCGATTTTTCAGATACCGCGATCGCCAAGGCTCAGAAACTTTTCGACGAGCGGCGTGTCTCGGTGAACATGGTTGAGCATGACATAGAAACCTGGTCATGGACGCCGAACGCCTACGACGTGGTGGTCGGGATTTTCTTTCAATTCCTGGACCCTGCCGCACGCTCCAAGGCATTTGCCGGCATCGCACAAACGGCGAAGCCGGGTGGCCGGATTTTCCTGCGCGGCTACACACCAAAGCAGCTTGAATTCAAAACCGGCGGCCCGCCTGAAGTCGAAAATCTTTATACTGTGGACCTGCTGCTGGCGGCATTTCCAGGCTTTGAACTGATCCACCTCGCCGACCAGATCACGGAACTGAACGAAGGCCCCCGCCATACCGGCATGAGCGCGTTTGTCGATCTGGTCCTCCGCAAGCCCATCTGA
- a CDS encoding HEAT repeat domain-containing protein, translating into MLEKLPLVGSVDCSAFVDEAVRRQIAGAVPALDALCRRFKGFGMTHPVREQTVALAGLAAIGGPEAAATVQRLINDHVVAEPGLSLALKAAARLRVRVPPTIVHDALNAREPDLRASACRCARFWPAAIPRLIELLEDLNHDVARDAAIALGVAGRCEAVPSLVGLVMQEPTNEVIEALVTVGSDECFVALGRVADVWPDLRHLVIRALAASDHRLATTLLRRIDPDHPMVVTDER; encoded by the coding sequence TTGCTGGAGAAACTGCCGCTCGTGGGATCGGTGGATTGTTCAGCCTTCGTGGATGAGGCCGTCCGCCGTCAGATCGCCGGGGCCGTTCCGGCGCTCGATGCGTTGTGCCGGCGGTTCAAAGGGTTCGGGATGACCCATCCGGTTCGCGAGCAAACCGTGGCCTTGGCGGGATTGGCCGCGATCGGTGGCCCCGAGGCAGCCGCAACGGTGCAACGATTGATCAATGATCATGTCGTTGCGGAGCCGGGTCTGTCATTGGCCCTGAAGGCGGCCGCGAGGCTCAGGGTACGGGTGCCACCGACCATCGTGCATGATGCGCTGAACGCGCGCGAACCCGATCTGCGCGCCAGCGCCTGTCGATGTGCGCGCTTTTGGCCCGCGGCGATTCCACGCCTGATCGAATTGCTCGAAGATCTTAATCACGACGTCGCCCGTGATGCCGCGATCGCCCTCGGTGTTGCGGGACGATGCGAGGCCGTGCCTTCCCTTGTCGGGCTCGTGATGCAAGAGCCGACGAATGAGGTCATCGAAGCGTTGGTGACGGTGGGTTCCGATGAATGTTTCGTGGCATTGGGACGCGTTGCCGATGTGTGGCCCGATCTGCGCCACCTGGTTATCCGCGCTCTGGCCGCCAGTGATCACCGCCTGGCCACCACGTTGCTTCGTCGCATCGACCCCGATCACCCGATGGTCGTCACGGACGAGCGCTGA
- a CDS encoding GNAT family N-acetyltransferase, which produces MFEVDQKTELFEVRRLEVSDVEDYRTIRLAALAGAPDSFGSVYEVERDRPLAEFTARLATSTIFGAFAGGQIIGMAGFKQETGLKHQHKGVVWGVYVRRQARGQGIGAALVAAVVEYARDVVDQLTLTVVQGNDAALALYQKCEFQPYGMEPRALKTAVGYADEVLMWRQLG; this is translated from the coding sequence ATGTTCGAGGTTGATCAGAAGACCGAACTTTTCGAAGTCCGCCGCCTCGAAGTCAGCGATGTCGAAGACTACCGCACCATTCGTCTGGCCGCCTTAGCCGGCGCTCCGGACTCGTTTGGCTCGGTGTATGAGGTGGAGCGGGATCGGCCCCTTGCGGAATTCACCGCGCGGCTTGCGACATCGACAATATTTGGGGCGTTTGCCGGTGGGCAGATTATTGGAATGGCTGGGTTCAAACAGGAAACGGGCCTGAAACATCAGCACAAAGGGGTCGTCTGGGGAGTGTATGTCCGGCGGCAAGCGCGCGGCCAGGGGATCGGAGCCGCGCTGGTTGCGGCCGTTGTCGAGTATGCGCGGGACGTTGTTGATCAGCTGACGCTGACGGTGGTGCAGGGCAATGATGCGGCGCTGGCCCTCTATCAGAAATGTGAATTTCAGCCATACGGCATGGAGCCGAGGGCACTGAAAACGGCGGTGGGATATGCTGATGAAGTGCTGATGTGGCGCCAGCTTGGCTGA